From the Mauremys reevesii isolate NIE-2019 linkage group 19, ASM1616193v1, whole genome shotgun sequence genome, one window contains:
- the TOR4A gene encoding torsin-4A, giving the protein MDGSQPHTETPTAPKRISLLSSPMRAVVRLRRKVQFLKKSRLHLNLPREQSPELVQTRLLQRQISLSRTNLYNPSMSLFNQATFDNSQYFTFDTSVDQSMVNKYKRKKTRRKSRVVLYPESSKKYLPTEQKSKAKRCLLLLIGIICFQILNAIENLDDNLQKYDLDGLEKTLHREVFGQKVAVDRIMELLKDYLATHIHNKPLVISFNGPPGVGKSHVGWLLAKHFRSVMDNDFVLQYFVMHHCPNKEATPACQSDLSEKISEMVTRAEIEEKIPLFILDEVELMSPVLLDTLSRFFQPNQTNEFLNAIYILISNVGGSEITSFALQNVSSDLLHQQRKTEELLYIIQPILTHFHPLWKSADIIPFGLLEKSHVINCILEEMMREGLYPDQSHIENLASQLSYYTTGGREYAITGCKQVGAKVNLL; this is encoded by the coding sequence ATGGACGGAAGTCAGCCCCACACCGAGACGCCCACGGCTCCCAAGAGGATCTCTCTGCTTTCCTCTCCCATGCGGGCAGTCGTCCGTCTGCGACGAAAAGTCCAGTTCCTGAAGAAAAGTCGCCTACATCTGAACCTTCCCAGAGAACAATCTCCAGAGCTGGTCCAAACTAGGCTTCTTCAAAGGCAGATTTCCTTGAGCCGAACAAACCTGTATAACCCTTCGATGTCCCTCTTTAATCAAGCCACTTTTGACAATTCTCAGTACTTCACCTTTGACACTTCTGTGGACCAGTCAATGGTGAATAAATACAAACGGAAGAAGACCCGCAGGAAGTCCAGGGTGGTGTTGTATCCAGAAAGCTCCAAAAAGTACCTTCCAACAGAGCAAAAGAGTAAAGCAAAGCGCTGCCTTCTCTTGCTCATTGGCATCATCTGCTTCCAAATACTAAATGCTATTGAGAATCTGGATGACAACCTTCAGAAGTATGACCTAGATGGGCTGGAGAAAACCTTGCACCGGGAAGTATTTGGGCAGAAGGTGGCTGTGGACAGAATTATGGAATTGTTGAAAGACTACCTGGCCACCCACATACACAACAAGCCATTAGTGATCTCCTTCAATGGCCCACCTGGGGTCGGAAAGAGCCATGTTGGATGGCTGCTGGCTAAACACTTCCGTTCAGTCATGGACAATGACTTTGTGCTTCAGTACTTTGTGATGCACCACTGTCCAAACAAGGAGGCTACTCCTGCTTGCCAATCGGATTTGTCTGAAAAGATTTCTGAGATGGTCACCAGAGCAGAGATAGAAGAGAAGATACCTTTGTTTATTCTGGATGAGGTTGAGCTCATGTCTCCAGTCCTGTTGGATACGCTCAGCAGATTCTTCCAACCGAACCAGACCAACGAGTTCCTCAATGCCATCTACATTCTAATAAGCAACGTAGGGGGCAGTGAAATCACGTCGTTTGCCCTCCAGAATGTTTCCAGTGACCTTCTGCACCAGCAAAGAAAAACAGAAGAACTGCTGTACATTATCCAGCCTATTCTGACCCACTTCCACCCTCTTTGGAAGTCTGCTGACATCATCCCATTTGGTCTGCTGGAGAAGAGTCATGTCATAAACTGCATCTTGGAGGAGATGATGCGGGAAGGGCTGTATCCCGATCAGAGCCATATTGAGAATTTAGCTAGCCAGCTCAGCTATTACACTACAGGAGGCAGGGAGTATGCCATAACTGGCTGCAAGCAGGTCGGAGCCAAAGTCAATCTGCTGTAG